From the genome of Holophagales bacterium:
CGCCTCGAGCCTCCGCTCGTTCAGCTTGTAGGCGACGTTCATCGTCAGGCGGCCCTTCTGGACGGAGTAGCCGGCGTACTTCACGAAGTAGGGCGTCATCGGGACGAGGTCGATGTCGCGGAAGGCGACCTTGATGTCGGCGAAGGAAGTGGCCGAGAAGGGGTTGAACGTCCCCGTGATCTCGAGTGGCGCGGAGCTCTCGAGGCTCCCGCGCAGGTCGACCTCGGCGCGCGTCCCCGCCACGGACGACAGCCCCGAGATCCTTCCGCCGACGTCCTTCAGGTCGGCGCGGTACCCCGGCTTCACGAACCGGTCGTCGACGTGGAGCCGGCCGCCCTGCAGCGTCACGGCGTCGATCCTCACGTACGTGGCGCCCTCGCCCGGCGCCGCTGGCGTCGCTGCCGCCGCCGTCGGCTGCGGTTCCGGGGCCTTTCCGCCCGCCATCGCGGACTCGGCGGCCGCGTCGTCCACCGGGGGCGGCTCGGCGAGCCCGAAGGCCCTCCGGAAGTTCAGTTTTCCGGCCTCGTCGAGCTCGACCCGCGCGAAGAAGTCCGTCAGCGCCACCGTCCCGGCGACGAAGGACGGGGGGGTCGAGGTCGCCTTCATCCCCCCGAGCCGGAGCGAGTCCCACGAGAGGAGGTCCTGGCCGGCCGTGGGGTCCAGGAGCGTCAGCTTTCCGCAGGTCGCCTCGCCCTCCCAGCCGTAGGCGAACGCGCCGTCCGGCCCCTCCTTCACCGACACCTCTCCCTTCGCCGAGATCGTCCCCCGCGTCAGCGACACCTGGACGGTCTCAGGCGCGTAGCCGGCGAACGGCGGGAGCTCCAGGTCGGCGGCGTCGACCTTCAGCTGCGCGAGGACGGGTGAGAGGCCGAAGGTCCCCGCGACCGCGAGGCTCCCCTTCCCGTTCAGGGCGACCTTGCCGCGAACCTTCCCCTTCTCCCCGTGGGCCGTCGAGAGCCCCTCGACCGAGAAGCTCATCGGCGCGATCTCGAGGGTCACCGGGTGCGGCGCCGCTTCGTCGGCGAAGCGAACGGAGCCTCTTTCGAGAGAGATGGAGGCGAGCCGAGCCGTCCACTCGCCGCCTCCCGTGGCCTTCCCCTCCGCGGCCAGCTGTTTCGGTGCCGGTGTGGGTTCCTCCTTCGCCAGCTTCGCGAGGTCGATGCTGCCGTCCTTCTCCCGCACGATCTTCAGGTTCGCGCCGGACGCGGCGATCGACGCCACCCGAACCTCGCGCTTCCCGGGGTCGACCGCCCCACCCGTCATTGAGGCCGAGGGGATTCGGAGGAACTCCTCCTTCTCCCCGTTTCTCCGAGCACGCAGCTCCGTCACCGCGACCGACAGGTCGGAGAGCTCCGCCAGCTCCCCTGCGACGGGCCAGCGGTACCTCGTCGAGAAGTCGAGCTTCCCGCCCTCGACGGCGAAGAGGAGGCCGTCCTCGTAGTACGGCCCGTACCGCTTCAGCGGAATGCCCGTGAACGAGAGGGTCCCCTCTGAAACCAGCGGGTCGAGCGTGAGCTTCGCGGCGTACTCCAGCCGCTCCCCGGCGTCGGTCGTCGCCGAGACCTTCAAGGTCGCGGCCTGTCCCGCCGCCGTCGAGATGCCGGTGGCGGCGATCGCGATCTCCCCGGCGACCGCCTCAAAGGGACGCCGCGGGCGCTCGTCGCGGAAGAAGATCCGGCCTCCGGCCACCGCGAAGGCGTTGACGTCGACGCGCCAGCTTCCGCCCTTGCTCTTCGCCGGCTCCGCCGTCGGGCCGGGCGCGGGCTCGCCCGTGAACGCTCCCAGGAGCTTCTCGAAGACGGGAAAGCCGCCCCCCCGGTCGCGGTGGACCCGGACCTCCGGCGCGTCGACCGTCACGCTCTCGAGGCGCACGTCGCGGCGAAGGAGGTCGGCCGAGGCGAGGACGATCTCGAGCCGCTTCAGCCCGATGAGCGGTTTCGCTCCTTCCTCGGAGACGAGGAACTGCCGGAGCGCCGCCCTTCCAGAGAGGACCACCGCCGGGTCCTTCCCGGACTCCTGCCGGAACGAGAGGGCGAGCTCCGTGTCGAGCCGCCCCGAGGTGAGCCGTTTCGCCCATTCCGCCGGGACGTACGCGAAGTAATACGGCAGGTCGATGTCGGAAAGGTGGATGTCGAGCGTTGTCTCGCGCGTCCCGTGAAACGGCTTCGTCTTCCCCTTCAGCTCGAAGGCCGCCCCGTTCACCTTCGCCCCGAGGAAGGGCTCGGTGAAGACGTCCTGGTCGACGGGGAGGTTCGAGAGGAACGGCACGCCGACCTTCAGCTCCGTCACCGCGTGCTTCGTCCGCGCCGGCCGGTCGTCGAAGAGGATCGCGCCCCTCTCGACGCGGATGTTCGCGACCGAGAAACGCGCCGGCTTCGAATCCGGCTTCTCCTTCGAGAGCTCCTCGATGAGGTCCGAGATGCTCAGCGTCCCCGCCCCTGTCCGGGCGATCGAGATCGCGGGAGCCTCGACGACCGCTTCGCTCAGGACCGGGCCCCGGTGGTAGAGCGACGAGAGCTGCGCGTTCGCGAAGAGGCGCTCGACGGTGACGAAGGCCCCCGGCCCCTCCTTCTCCCCGACCCGGAGCCCCTCGAGGGTGAGGGAGAGGGTGAACGGATTTGCCTTGACCCCCTTCAGCGTCACCGGCCGGTGGAGCGCCGCCGAGAGCGCCGTCGGGAGCTTCGAGAGGACGACACGCGGGACGACGAGGAAGCCGATCGCCGCGTAGAGAAGGAGCGCCACGGCGACGCCGGCGAGGGCCCTGCGGGAGACCACGCGGAGGACCCGTTCCCGGATGCTCATGCCCCTACCTTAGACCAGCGCCTCGCTGCGGCGGAACACCAGAATCGCGACCCCGGCGATCGCCGCCTCCGTGAAGAAATAGGTCGTCGCGAAGACGGCGAAACGGGTGTCGCCGAGGAAGGTGATCGCGACGACCGTGGCGATCGCGCTGTTGCGCGTCGCGAACTCCACGGAAAGCGTGAAGCGCTCCCGGGCGTCGGCCCCGGTGACCTGCGCGACGATCGCGCCCGCGACCATGGCGAGGAGGACGAAGAGCGCCGAGGCCGCCGCCGTCACGGCGACGTGCTCGACGAAGCGCGCCCACTCGCTCCAGAGGATGAAGCCGAGGAGGAGGGCGAGAGCCGAAAGGGCGAACTTCCTCATCCCGGCCTCGTGCCGGGCCGCGAAACCCGGCGCCCGCGCCCGGACCGTCATCCCGAGTGCGACCGGCAGGACGAGCATCCCGAGGATCTGCGCCGCCAGGGTACCGACGGGAGCCTGGAAGCCGAACGGACGATCCAGCACGACCTCGAAGCCCCGCGTGAGGAGCGGCATCGTGACGACGGCAGCCGCGCAGGAGGCCGCCGTGAGCGTGACGGAGAGCGCCGTCGCGGCCCGCGCCAGGTAGCTGTAGACGTTCGAGATCCCGCCCACGGGGCAGACGGCGAGGAGGAGCATCCCGGCCGCGATCTCCGCGGGCATCGGCACGAACCGGAGGACGACGAGGGCGATCGGCGGGAGGAGGACGAGCGGCCCGACGAGGCCCGCCACGAGGAGGCGCGGCCTCGAGAGGACCCGGCGGAGCTCGGCGCGCGACACGTCCAGCCCGACGACCGTCATGAGGAGGACCGCGCACGCCGGGATGGCGACGTCGAGGACGGGTTTCACGCCCGCCGGATCCCGAGCTTCTTCATCCGCGACCGCAGCGTGCTCGGCTTGAGACCCAGGATCGCGGCCGCGTTCCCGGGCCCCTCGACGCGGCCGCCGCACCGCTCGAGGACGGCCTCGACGTGGGCGCGCTCGACGGCCTCGATCGTCTGCCCTCCCCCGGCGCCTCCCGGCCCGGCCGGGGCTCCGCCGCCGAAGGCCTCGTCCAGCTGCAGCGTCGAGCCGGGCGAGAGGATGAGGGCGCGCTCGACGACGTTCTCCAGCTCGCGGACGTTTCCCGGCCAGGGATAGGCCGAGAGGCGGTCCATCGCCGTGCGCGGGACCCTTTCGATGTGCCGGCCGATCTTCCCCTGCCGCCGCTGGATGAACCACCAGACGAGGAGCGGAACGTCCTCCCGGCGCTCGCGCAGGGGCGGGACGCGGATCGGGAAGACGTTCAGCCGATAGAAGAGGTCGGCCCGGAAGCGGCCGGCCTCGACGGCGGCGCCGAGGTCGTGGTGCGTGGCGGCCACGAGGCGGACGTCGACCTTCCGCGTCTGGCTCGAGCCGACCCGTTCGAACTCCCCTTCCTGGAGGACCCGGAGGAGCTTCCCCTGGAGGTCGAGGCCGAGGTCCCCGATCTCGTCGAGGAAAAGGGTGCCTCCGTCGGCGAGCTCGAAGCGGCCGATCTTCGTGGCGAGGGCGCCGGTGAACGCCCCCTTCTCGTGCCCGAAGAGCTCGCTCTCTATGAGCGTCGGCGGGATGGCGGCGCAGTTCACCTTCACCATCGAACGCCCGTGCCGCGGGCTGCGCTCGTGGACCGCGCGGGCGAGGAGCTCCTTGCCGGTGCCCGTCTCGCCGAGAAGGAGAACGGTCGAGCCGGTCGGCGCGACCTGGGCGACGAGGGCGAGCGTGCGCTTCAGGGCCGGGCTTTCTCCCACGATCTCCTGGAAGTCGTGCGACGCGCCCAGCTCCTCGCGGAGGAGGACGTTCTCCGCCGCGAGCTGGTCCTTCAGGCGGCGGACCTCCTCGAGGCTCCTCTTGAGCGTGAGGTCCCGGTGCTTGCGGTCGACGGCGCCCGCAAGGATCTGACCGACGATCCGGAGCCGCTCGACGTCCTCCGGGGTCCAGCGCCGCGTTTCGCGAAACGACCCCGTCGCGACGACCGAGACCAGCCGCCCGCCGACCGAGAGCGGGATCGAGACGTGCGACTGCAGGCCGAGGGCCTCCGCCCAGAGACGCTCGGCCG
Proteins encoded in this window:
- a CDS encoding DUF748 domain-containing protein, producing MSIRERVLRVVSRRALAGVAVALLLYAAIGFLVVPRVVLSKLPTALSAALHRPVTLKGVKANPFTLSLTLEGLRVGEKEGPGAFVTVERLFANAQLSSLYHRGPVLSEAVVEAPAISIARTGAGTLSISDLIEELSKEKPDSKPARFSVANIRVERGAILFDDRPARTKHAVTELKVGVPFLSNLPVDQDVFTEPFLGAKVNGAAFELKGKTKPFHGTRETTLDIHLSDIDLPYYFAYVPAEWAKRLTSGRLDTELALSFRQESGKDPAVVLSGRAALRQFLVSEEGAKPLIGLKRLEIVLASADLLRRDVRLESVTVDAPEVRVHRDRGGGFPVFEKLLGAFTGEPAPGPTAEPAKSKGGSWRVDVNAFAVAGGRIFFRDERPRRPFEAVAGEIAIAATGISTAAGQAATLKVSATTDAGERLEYAAKLTLDPLVSEGTLSFTGIPLKRYGPYYEDGLLFAVEGGKLDFSTRYRWPVAGELAELSDLSVAVTELRARRNGEKEEFLRIPSASMTGGAVDPGKREVRVASIAASGANLKIVREKDGSIDLAKLAKEEPTPAPKQLAAEGKATGGGEWTARLASISLERGSVRFADEAAPHPVTLEIAPMSFSVEGLSTAHGEKGKVRGKVALNGKGSLAVAGTFGLSPVLAQLKVDAADLELPPFAGYAPETVQVSLTRGTISAKGEVSVKEGPDGAFAYGWEGEATCGKLTLLDPTAGQDLLSWDSLRLGGMKATSTPPSFVAGTVALTDFFARVELDEAGKLNFRRAFGLAEPPPVDDAAAESAMAGGKAPEPQPTAAAATPAAPGEGATYVRIDAVTLQGGRLHVDDRFVKPGYRADLKDVGGRISGLSSVAGTRAEVDLRGSLESSAPLEITGTFNPFSATSFADIKVAFRDIDLVPMTPYFVKYAGYSVQKGRLTMNVAYKLNERRLEAQNSFLVDQFTFGEKVESPTATKLPVKLAVSLLKDPDGVIRLDVPISGSVDDPKFRVGPIVWKIIGNVLKKAVLSPFALLGRLGGGGPELSFVDFAPGASSLDGEAVKRLDALAAALGKRPALKLEVEGKVDAAKDAEGLQRLLYERKVKVRKAEELAKAGTPAASVDEVVVSKEEWPEYLERAYRKERFPKPRTALGLVKQIPPEEMEKLMLANLVVTPDDLRQLALARATVVKERLLGPGQVAPDRVFLVDPAAAAEPKPGESLTRAAFVLK
- a CDS encoding bile acid:sodium symporter family protein codes for the protein MKPVLDVAIPACAVLLMTVVGLDVSRAELRRVLSRPRLLVAGLVGPLVLLPPIALVVLRFVPMPAEIAAGMLLLAVCPVGGISNVYSYLARAATALSVTLTAASCAAAVVTMPLLTRGFEVVLDRPFGFQAPVGTLAAQILGMLVLPVALGMTVRARAPGFAARHEAGMRKFALSALALLLGFILWSEWARFVEHVAVTAAASALFVLLAMVAGAIVAQVTGADARERFTLSVEFATRNSAIATVVAITFLGDTRFAVFATTYFFTEAAIAGVAILVFRRSEALV
- a CDS encoding sigma 54-interacting transcriptional regulator gives rise to the protein MVSVVATGSFRETRRWTPEDVERLRIVGQILAGAVDRKHRDLTLKRSLEEVRRLKDQLAAENVLLREELGASHDFQEIVGESPALKRTLALVAQVAPTGSTVLLLGETGTGKELLARAVHERSPRHGRSMVKVNCAAIPPTLIESELFGHEKGAFTGALATKIGRFELADGGTLFLDEIGDLGLDLQGKLLRVLQEGEFERVGSSQTRKVDVRLVAATHHDLGAAVEAGRFRADLFYRLNVFPIRVPPLRERREDVPLLVWWFIQRRQGKIGRHIERVPRTAMDRLSAYPWPGNVRELENVVERALILSPGSTLQLDEAFGGGAPAGPGGAGGGQTIEAVERAHVEAVLERCGGRVEGPGNAAAILGLKPSTLRSRMKKLGIRRA